AACCTGTTACTATAGGTATCTTAAGCGGCCGGTTGGAAAATGAGGTTATGCCGTCCCCTGCGAGTTTAGCCATCTTCTTTAAATTATACTTCGTCTTCCCCGCTGCCCGCTCATCCCGTACATATATATACGGTTCTTGTGAGAACCCGGTCCATGCGGACATACCACGCAAAAACCTGTTTTTTTCCGGCATGTTTTTAAGTTGATTTACAACTTTTCTGTCTATAAGCCTAAAATCTCCTGTATCGCGCGGAATCTTCTGTGCGCCCAGGGCATTTAAGAATCGGTAAAACCCCCAGGCCGTAAACTTCTTTAAAAAAGTCTCTCCCTTCCGCTTTTCCCTTTTGCCATAGACAATGTCCGTGCCTTTTTGCCACATTTTAATCATATGTGGTATGGCTTCCGGTGGATCTTGCAGGTCTGCGTCTATTATGATAACTGCATCACCGGAGGCATATTCAAGCCCTGCAGAAACCGCCTCTTGATGGCCGAAATTACGCGAAAAACTTAAAACCTTTACAGCCTTGTCTTCTTTTGCTATAGATTTTAAAATATTAAAAGTATTGTCCCGGCTGCCGTCGTTTATAAATATTATTTCATAATCACCAATTTCCTTCATGACATCGCTAAGCCTTTCATAAGACATTTCGATGACTTCTTCCTCATTAAAAGCCGGAACAACTACGGAGTACTTACAGCCCATGATAATTCTCCTTTTATGTTGAATTATAGCCTAAGGGAATATGATTAGTCTTTCCCATAATATTTTTCGTAAAAGTTTTTTCTTTCCTGTTCTAAAGTATCTTCTTTTATTGCCTTTTTTATCTTTTCCATCAAGTTCATTGAGAACGCGATGTTGTGTATTGATAAAAGCGTGCATGCAAGTATTTCATTTACGTTAATTAAATGCCTTAAGTATGCCTTTGAAAAGTTACGGCAGGTATAACAATCGCACTCCTCATCTAATTTGGAATAATCCCTTGTAAATTCGGCATTCCTGACCGTTAGAGG
The sequence above is drawn from the Eubacteriales bacterium genome and encodes:
- a CDS encoding glycosyltransferase family 2 protein — translated: MGCKYSVVVPAFNEEEVIEMSYERLSDVMKEIGDYEIIFINDGSRDNTFNILKSIAKEDKAVKVLSFSRNFGHQEAVSAGLEYASGDAVIIIDADLQDPPEAIPHMIKMWQKGTDIVYGKREKRKGETFLKKFTAWGFYRFLNALGAQKIPRDTGDFRLIDRKVVNQLKNMPEKNRFLRGMSAWTGFSQEPYIYVRDERAAGKTKYNLKKMAKLAGDGITSFSNRPLKIPIVTGCIMMPLSLAYLIVSIVLNAVNIWDSMHIIFSVLFLMVSLIFIFLGIMGIYIGRIFDEVKGRPTYIIDELINI